A single window of Streptomyces cathayae DNA harbors:
- a CDS encoding phytoene/squalene synthase family protein produces MTRRELDAAGITDPTLRAAYARCRRLNARHGRTYFLATRLLPLERRSAVHALYGFARWADDIVDDLDRSRTSDERDRLLKRLESDLAHGLRTGGGDEPVVRALADTVGRFRIEPVLFADFLASMRADLTVTDYPSYADLRAYMHGSAAVIGLQMLPVLGTVVPREEAAPHAADLGVAFQLTNFLRDVGEDLDRGRVYLPADLLAAHGVDRPLLEWSRRTGRHDPRIRAALVAAEAMTRDVYRSAEPGIAMLDPRVRPCIRTAFTLYGGILDAIADHDYSVLHQRAAVSRARRAATAAAGAVRVAGARWRGRAPCPPRVAGGTSYERKGQGSG; encoded by the coding sequence CGGCTCAACGCGCGCCACGGCAGAACCTACTTCCTGGCCACTCGGCTGTTGCCGCTGGAACGCCGCTCGGCCGTGCACGCGCTGTACGGGTTCGCCCGCTGGGCGGACGACATCGTGGACGACCTGGACCGGAGCCGTACCTCCGACGAGCGCGACCGGTTGCTGAAGCGCCTGGAGAGCGACCTCGCGCACGGGCTGCGCACCGGCGGCGGGGACGAGCCCGTGGTGCGGGCCCTGGCCGACACCGTCGGCCGGTTCCGCATCGAGCCCGTGCTGTTCGCCGACTTCCTGGCCTCGATGCGTGCCGACCTGACCGTCACCGACTATCCGAGCTACGCCGACCTGCGGGCCTACATGCACGGCTCGGCCGCGGTGATCGGGCTGCAGATGCTCCCGGTGCTGGGCACGGTCGTACCCCGCGAGGAGGCGGCGCCGCACGCGGCGGACCTCGGGGTGGCGTTCCAGCTCACCAACTTCCTGCGGGACGTGGGCGAGGACCTGGACCGGGGCCGCGTCTACCTGCCGGCGGACCTGCTCGCCGCTCACGGTGTGGACAGGCCGCTGCTGGAGTGGAGCCGTCGCACGGGGCGGCACGACCCGAGGATCCGGGCGGCGCTCGTCGCCGCCGAGGCGATGACCCGGGACGTGTACCGGTCGGCGGAACCGGGCATCGCCATGCTCGACCCGCGGGTGCGCCCCTGCATCCGCACCGCCTTCACGTTGTACGGCGGCATTCTCGACGCGATCGCGGACCACGATTACAGCGTGCTGCACCAGCGTGCGGCGGTGTCCCGGGCTCGGCGCGCGGCCACCGCCGCAGCGGGTGCCGTCCGGGTGGCCGGCGCCCGGTGGCGCGGCCGCGCGCCGTGTCCGCCCCGGGTGGCGGGTGGCACGTCGTACGAGCGGAAGGGGCAGGGCAGTGGGTGA
- a CDS encoding DUF5914 domain-containing protein, which translates to MGDRSGERWTSPLRRHRGPDWAAQAPTWRQARPAVIAEALERASARPFGNWFVVGASRDVRVGGRPCGRTVGGVEIVLWRSEAGALHAGPGVCPHLGAPLRDSRVVCGTLVCHWHGLALDGGAFAGWSPYPAHDDGVLVWVRLDTVGGEAPSDRPAVPVRPAVDSAVDAVFTAVGRCEAQDVVANRLDPWHGSWFHPYSFVDLTVVREPQGDEDDAFVVDVSFRVAGRLVVPVRAEFTAPGPRTVVMRITDGEGATSVVETHATPLTGEACRQPRTTVVEAVVAASGRRGFGLARGAAPVLRPLMRRAAGRLWRDDMAYAERRWALRSTGRFPG; encoded by the coding sequence GTGGGTGACCGATCGGGCGAGCGCTGGACATCGCCGTTGCGGCGGCACCGTGGCCCGGACTGGGCGGCGCAGGCTCCGACGTGGCGGCAGGCGCGGCCGGCCGTGATCGCCGAAGCGCTCGAGCGGGCGTCCGCACGGCCCTTCGGCAACTGGTTCGTGGTCGGCGCCTCACGGGACGTGCGCGTCGGCGGGCGCCCGTGCGGTCGGACGGTGGGGGGCGTCGAGATCGTGCTGTGGCGCTCGGAGGCGGGGGCACTGCACGCGGGTCCGGGCGTCTGCCCGCACCTCGGGGCGCCTCTGCGGGACAGCCGGGTGGTCTGCGGCACGCTGGTGTGCCACTGGCACGGACTGGCCCTGGACGGTGGTGCGTTCGCCGGCTGGAGTCCCTACCCCGCGCACGATGACGGGGTGTTGGTCTGGGTACGTCTGGACACGGTGGGCGGTGAGGCGCCTTCGGACCGTCCCGCGGTGCCGGTGCGTCCCGCCGTGGACAGCGCGGTGGACGCGGTCTTCACGGCGGTCGGACGGTGTGAGGCGCAGGACGTCGTCGCCAACCGGCTCGACCCGTGGCACGGCTCGTGGTTCCATCCGTACTCGTTCGTCGACCTGACGGTGGTGCGGGAGCCGCAGGGTGACGAGGACGACGCCTTCGTCGTCGACGTCTCCTTCCGGGTGGCGGGGCGCCTGGTGGTGCCCGTGCGGGCCGAGTTCACCGCGCCCGGTCCGCGTACGGTCGTCATGCGCATCACCGACGGCGAGGGGGCGACGTCCGTGGTGGAGACCCATGCCACGCCGCTCACCGGCGAGGCCTGCCGGCAGCCGCGGACCACCGTGGTCGAGGCGGTCGTCGCCGCCTCCGGGCGGCGCGGCTTCGGACTGGCCCGGGGGGCCGCCCCGGTACTGCGCCCGCTGATGCGGCGTGCGGCCGGGCGCCTGTGGCGCGATGACATGGCGTACGCCGAGCGTCGCTGGGCGCTGCGCAGTACCGGACGGTTCCCGGGGTGA
- a CDS encoding FAD-dependent oxidoreductase — protein MPAPGRNRFERADAPSVAVVGGGIAGLAAAVLLAERGARVTLYEREEALGGRLAGRRTRLADGSTATMSRGFHAFFRQYYNLRGLLRRTDPDLARLTPLPDYPLRHSGGLSDSFARVPRTPPFSALGFVALSPAFGWRDLATMDARAALPLLDVRVPDVYERFDGVSATTFLKSVRFPEAAHHLAFEVFSRSFFADPRELSAAELLLMFHIYFLGSAEGLLFDVPDAPFPQALWEPLGDYLQRLGATLRTGTPVHGVRPHDAGGVTVRTDTAAHPHEAAVLALDPGALRRLVAASPGLGTAPWRDDIAALRTAPPFLVSRLWLDRPVRADRPGFLGTSGYGGLDNISVLERYEDEAARWAARNRGSVVELHAYALAAGAAPEKVRSTLVHRLHEVYPETRKARIVDARHEWRSDCPLFPVGSHHRRPTVRTPHPRVTLAGDAIRCDLPVALMERAATTGFLAAGALLDGWGVRGQVLWTVPRAGRSPALRALGALAGRRTHP, from the coding sequence ATGCCCGCACCCGGCCGGAACCGGTTCGAGCGGGCGGACGCGCCGTCGGTCGCCGTGGTCGGGGGCGGAATCGCCGGTCTCGCCGCAGCTGTTCTGCTGGCCGAGCGCGGCGCCCGGGTCACGCTCTACGAACGGGAGGAAGCGCTCGGCGGCCGGCTCGCCGGACGCCGGACCCGTCTGGCCGACGGCTCCACGGCGACCATGAGCCGCGGCTTCCACGCCTTCTTCCGCCAGTACTACAACCTGCGCGGCCTGCTTCGGCGGACCGACCCCGATCTCGCGCGGCTCACCCCGCTGCCCGACTACCCCCTGCGGCACAGCGGCGGCCTGAGCGACAGTTTTGCCCGGGTCCCGAGAACCCCGCCGTTCAGCGCACTGGGATTCGTCGCCCTGAGCCCCGCCTTCGGCTGGCGGGACCTGGCCACCATGGACGCGCGGGCGGCGCTGCCCCTCCTCGACGTCCGGGTGCCCGACGTCTACGAACGCTTCGACGGCGTCAGCGCGACGACGTTCCTGAAAAGCGTCCGCTTCCCCGAGGCCGCGCACCACCTCGCGTTCGAGGTGTTCTCGCGCAGCTTCTTCGCCGATCCGCGCGAACTGTCCGCCGCGGAACTGCTGCTGATGTTCCACATCTACTTCCTCGGCTCGGCGGAGGGACTGCTCTTCGACGTACCGGACGCCCCCTTCCCGCAGGCACTCTGGGAGCCGCTGGGCGACTACCTCCAGCGCCTCGGAGCCACCCTTCGCACCGGCACACCCGTGCACGGCGTCCGACCCCACGACGCCGGGGGAGTGACCGTGCGCACCGACACCGCCGCACACCCCCACGAGGCAGCGGTGCTCGCCCTCGACCCCGGCGCCCTGCGCCGGCTCGTCGCAGCCTCACCCGGCCTGGGCACCGCCCCCTGGCGCGACGACATCGCCGCCCTGCGTACGGCACCGCCGTTCCTCGTCTCCCGGCTCTGGCTCGACCGGCCGGTCCGCGCCGACCGCCCCGGCTTCCTCGGCACCAGCGGATACGGCGGCCTGGACAACATCAGCGTCCTGGAACGCTACGAGGACGAGGCGGCGCGCTGGGCCGCCCGGAACCGGGGCTCGGTGGTGGAACTGCACGCCTACGCCCTCGCTGCCGGCGCCGCACCGGAGAAAGTGCGGAGCACGCTCGTCCACCGCCTCCACGAGGTGTACCCGGAGACCCGGAAGGCACGCATCGTCGACGCCCGGCACGAGTGGCGCTCGGACTGCCCGCTCTTCCCCGTCGGCTCCCACCACCGGCGCCCCACCGTGCGGACCCCCCACCCACGGGTGACGCTGGCCGGCGACGCGATCCGCTGCGACCTCCCGGTCGCGCTCATGGAACGCGCCGCCACCACCGGCTTCCTGGCGGCAGGCGCGCTGCTCGACGGCTGGGGTGTCCGCGGTCAGGTGCTGTGGACGGTCCCGCGGGCGGGCCGTTCCCCCGCGCTGCGGGCCCTCGGCGCACTCGCGGGGCGTCGCACGCACCCGTGA
- a CDS encoding methyltransferase domain-containing protein — translation MTLLRDHDLARAFDHASPTYDRLTALHPGYRTDLLRSARRLRLPDGGAGLHVLDLGCGTGTSTRALLRAAPRARITAVDASSGMLRRARAKPWPDRVRFLHLTAEEMAKAGEGPLDAVFAAYLFRNVIHPNRVLAAVRSLLRPGGRLAVHEYSLTGSPAHRALWTAVCRGVIVPTGTLTGDRALYHHLWRSVLAFDTASAFADRLARAGFTGVRAAPVAGWQTGIVHTFLARNGSTTTGERTR, via the coding sequence ATGACACTGCTGCGCGACCACGATCTGGCACGCGCCTTCGACCACGCGTCGCCCACCTACGACCGCCTCACGGCTCTCCACCCCGGCTACCGCACCGACCTGCTCCGCTCGGCCCGGCGGCTCCGGCTGCCGGACGGCGGAGCGGGACTGCACGTCCTCGACCTCGGCTGCGGCACCGGCACCTCCACCCGGGCCCTGCTGCGGGCCGCGCCCCGGGCCCGGATCACGGCCGTCGACGCCTCTTCGGGCATGCTGCGGCGCGCACGGGCCAAACCCTGGCCCGATCGTGTGCGCTTCCTGCACCTGACCGCCGAGGAAATGGCGAAGGCCGGGGAAGGCCCGCTCGACGCGGTGTTCGCCGCCTACCTGTTCCGCAACGTCATCCACCCGAACCGGGTCCTCGCCGCGGTCCGAAGCCTGCTGCGGCCGGGTGGGCGCCTCGCCGTCCACGAGTACAGCCTCACCGGCTCACCGGCTCACCGCGCCCTGTGGACGGCCGTGTGCCGAGGCGTGATCGTCCCGACAGGCACGCTCACCGGCGACCGCGCCCTGTACCACCACCTGTGGCGCAGCGTCCTCGCCTTCGACACCGCGTCCGCCTTCGCCGACCGGCTGGCGCGGGCCGGCTTCACAGGTGTGCGCGCCGCGCCCGTCGCCGGCTGGCAGACCGGCATCGTGCACACGTTCCTCGCGCGCAACGGCTCCACCACGACAGGGGAGCGGACCCGGTGA
- a CDS encoding lycopene cyclase family protein, which produces MSRPPALPAGPSDVLIVGGGAAGLSLAYRLTTTGTTTVTVVEPPDGPTRPPERTWCYWDQGPGDFDEVVTASWSRLRVRGADGSEVTVDPAPLRYRMLRSAPFERWVHARLARSPGAHLLRATADTIRDVPDGAEVRCTAPDGRTLTLRARHVFDSRPLHALPPARTHLLQHFRGWFVRTDDNRFDPEVADLMDFRVPQPRHGLAFGYVLPLAPDRALVEYTEFSRTPLSTEEYEAALGHYGREILKLGAFTVDAAEQGVIPMTDARFPRRAGPAVFRIGAAGGATRPATGYTFAAVQRQSRGIAAALRDGRTAAVPAPHGRRALAMDAVLLRALDTGRIHGPDFFTTLFRRTPPERLLRFLDGATSPLEEWGIGLRTPVGPMLRTALELPFLPRRARPAPRSEEGPR; this is translated from the coding sequence GTGAGCCGGCCCCCCGCACTTCCCGCCGGCCCGTCCGATGTGCTCATCGTCGGCGGCGGCGCGGCCGGCCTCAGTCTCGCGTACCGGCTGACGACGACCGGCACCACCACCGTGACCGTCGTCGAACCGCCGGACGGACCGACACGTCCGCCCGAACGGACCTGGTGCTACTGGGACCAGGGCCCCGGCGACTTCGACGAGGTGGTCACCGCCTCCTGGTCCCGGCTGCGCGTCCGCGGCGCCGACGGCAGCGAGGTCACCGTCGACCCGGCCCCCCTGCGCTATCGCATGCTGCGGTCCGCACCGTTCGAGCGTTGGGTGCACGCCCGACTCGCCCGCTCTCCCGGTGCGCACCTGCTGCGTGCGACGGCGGACACGATCCGCGACGTGCCCGACGGCGCGGAAGTCCGGTGCACGGCACCCGACGGACGGACACTGACGCTGCGCGCCCGCCACGTGTTCGACTCCCGCCCGTTGCACGCTCTGCCACCGGCCCGGACGCACCTGCTGCAGCACTTCCGCGGTTGGTTCGTGCGCACCGACGACAACCGGTTCGATCCCGAGGTCGCCGACCTGATGGACTTCCGGGTGCCGCAACCGCGCCACGGCCTCGCCTTCGGCTACGTCCTCCCGCTGGCACCGGACCGGGCGCTCGTCGAGTACACCGAGTTCTCCCGGACCCCGCTGTCCACCGAGGAGTACGAGGCGGCGCTCGGCCACTACGGCCGCGAGATCCTGAAGCTCGGCGCGTTCACGGTGGACGCGGCGGAGCAGGGAGTGATCCCCATGACCGACGCGCGCTTCCCCCGGCGCGCCGGACCCGCCGTCTTCCGCATCGGGGCGGCGGGCGGCGCCACCCGCCCCGCCACGGGCTACACCTTCGCCGCGGTGCAGCGGCAGAGCAGGGGCATCGCCGCGGCCCTGCGCGACGGGCGCACGGCAGCAGTGCCCGCACCTCACGGACGCCGTGCGCTGGCCATGGACGCGGTCCTGCTGCGGGCCCTGGACACCGGACGGATCCACGGCCCCGACTTCTTCACCACCCTGTTCCGCCGTACGCCCCCGGAACGGCTGCTGCGCTTCCTCGACGGTGCCACCTCACCCCTGGAGGAGTGGGGCATCGGACTGCGGACCCCGGTCGGCCCGATGCTCCGAACCGCCCTCGAACTCCCCTTCCTGCCGCGCCGCGCCCGCCCCGCCCCACGATCCGAAGAGGGCCCCCGATGA
- a CDS encoding carboxylate-amine ligase — MTTVGIEEEYLLVDPVTGRLAPHAERVRAAAGLQPFVAGEEIQPEISQAQIEVATPVCATLKEAGGHLLRLRHAVAGAAEKSGYRIMASGTPPFREDTPVPITDQTRYKAMQRQAPQLVAEQTVSGMHVHVGVPSRRMGTEILNRIRVWLPSLTAMAANSPLWEGRDTGFASWRTVVFGRWPVSGIPPRFADVADYEARVRRLLSTGVIDDTGQLYWQIRLSENYPTVEIRCLDVQLRTDDAVMLAGLTRALADTALHEAISGRPPADPAPEMLQVAMWQAARHGLSGDLIDPAGRRRRAGDVVYGLLDHVGPALDAAGDTREVTSLVHRLLQQGTGADKQRQVFVEGGLGAVVEMIVEVGGTP, encoded by the coding sequence ATGACGACCGTCGGCATTGAAGAGGAGTACCTGCTGGTCGACCCGGTCACCGGTCGGCTGGCTCCGCACGCGGAAAGGGTCAGGGCCGCTGCGGGCCTGCAGCCCTTCGTCGCCGGGGAAGAGATCCAGCCGGAAATCTCGCAGGCGCAGATCGAGGTGGCGACGCCCGTGTGCGCCACGCTGAAGGAGGCCGGTGGCCACCTGCTGCGGCTGCGGCATGCCGTGGCCGGTGCGGCGGAGAAGAGCGGCTACCGGATCATGGCCAGCGGCACGCCGCCGTTCCGCGAGGACACCCCCGTGCCGATCACCGACCAGACCCGTTACAAAGCGATGCAGCGGCAGGCTCCGCAACTGGTGGCGGAGCAGACGGTCAGCGGCATGCACGTGCATGTGGGCGTCCCCAGCCGACGGATGGGGACGGAGATCTTGAACCGGATCCGGGTGTGGTTGCCGTCCCTGACCGCCATGGCGGCGAACTCGCCGCTGTGGGAGGGACGGGACACCGGCTTCGCCAGCTGGCGCACCGTCGTCTTCGGCCGATGGCCGGTCAGCGGCATCCCGCCGCGCTTCGCCGACGTGGCGGACTACGAGGCACGCGTGCGTCGACTGCTGTCGACCGGGGTGATCGACGACACCGGTCAGCTGTACTGGCAGATCCGGCTGTCCGAGAACTATCCCACGGTCGAGATCCGTTGTCTGGACGTGCAGTTGCGCACGGACGACGCGGTCATGCTGGCCGGCCTGACCCGGGCGCTGGCCGACACCGCGCTGCACGAAGCGATCTCGGGCCGTCCGCCGGCGGATCCCGCTCCGGAGATGTTGCAGGTGGCGATGTGGCAGGCAGCACGGCACGGGCTGAGCGGAGACCTGATCGACCCGGCCGGCCGGCGTCGGCGCGCGGGCGATGTGGTGTACGGGCTGCTGGACCATGTGGGTCCGGCGCTGGACGCGGCCGGTGACACCCGCGAGGTGACCTCACTCGTCCACCGTCTGCTGCAACAGGGCACAGGCGCGGACAAACAGCGCCAGGTCTTCGTCGAGGGCGGTCTCGGCGCCGTCGTCGAGATGATCGTCGAAGTCGGCGGTACGCCTTGA
- a CDS encoding SpoIIE family protein phosphatase, whose protein sequence is MTTPRIDYRGLFAVTPSPYLVLDPDLVVVDVNQAYLRITGRTREEMIGRHLFEVHPDNPADPDADGVRNLNASLQRVLRTKEPDTMAVQKYDVPVSGHPGVFQEKWWSPVNTPLLGPDGQVEWLLHRVEDMTEFILTRPLRSEPEDPESEHRALESELYIRAQELQRLNEELRNAHARERHIALTLQEAMLHSPDLAAHREIAVRYLPAARSLNVCGDWYDVVDLSEDTYTVAVGDVVGHGLEAAAVMGMLRSALSAAVRAIHAPGAAMDVLSRYAGTFESALATTAVKAVIDTRRQHITYTSAGHPPPALSRTDGTVVLLDQATEPPLGVPVGRHPRAQATVPYTPGDTLVLYTDGLTERRGEDIDAGLQRLTDVLVRHARLSPDRLADVLLTRLGVADGRDDDVALIVIRL, encoded by the coding sequence GTGACCACACCACGGATCGATTACCGGGGGCTGTTCGCCGTGACGCCCAGCCCCTACCTGGTACTGGATCCCGATCTGGTGGTCGTCGACGTCAACCAGGCGTATCTGCGGATCACGGGCCGGACCCGCGAGGAGATGATCGGTCGGCACCTCTTCGAGGTCCACCCCGACAATCCGGCGGATCCGGACGCCGACGGAGTGCGCAATCTGAACGCTTCCTTGCAGCGGGTCCTGCGGACGAAGGAACCGGACACGATGGCGGTGCAGAAGTACGACGTCCCGGTGTCCGGACATCCCGGAGTGTTCCAGGAGAAGTGGTGGTCGCCCGTCAACACCCCCCTCCTCGGACCTGACGGACAGGTCGAATGGCTCCTCCACCGGGTGGAGGACATGACCGAGTTCATCCTGACCCGTCCCCTCCGCTCCGAACCGGAGGATCCGGAGAGTGAACACAGGGCACTGGAGTCCGAACTGTACATACGGGCACAGGAACTCCAGCGCCTCAACGAGGAACTCCGCAACGCACATGCCCGGGAACGCCACATCGCCCTCACCCTGCAGGAGGCCATGCTGCACTCCCCGGACCTGGCCGCTCACCGGGAGATCGCCGTGCGTTACCTGCCCGCCGCCCGCTCGCTCAACGTCTGCGGCGACTGGTACGACGTGGTGGATCTGTCCGAAGACACGTACACCGTGGCGGTCGGCGACGTGGTCGGCCACGGCCTGGAGGCCGCCGCCGTCATGGGGATGCTCCGGAGCGCACTGTCCGCGGCCGTGCGCGCCATCCACGCACCCGGCGCAGCCATGGACGTCCTGAGCCGGTACGCCGGAACCTTCGAGAGCGCACTGGCGACAACCGCGGTCAAGGCCGTCATCGACACCCGCCGTCAGCACATCACCTACACCAGCGCCGGCCACCCCCCGCCCGCCCTCTCCCGTACGGACGGCACGGTCGTCCTGCTCGACCAGGCCACCGAGCCACCGTTGGGCGTCCCGGTCGGCCGGCACCCGCGCGCCCAGGCCACGGTTCCCTACACCCCGGGCGACACCCTCGTGCTCTACACCGACGGGCTCACCGAACGTCGCGGCGAGGACATCGACGCCGGGCTGCAGCGCCTCACCGACGTCCTCGTCCGCCACGCCCGCCTGAGCCCCGACCGGCTGGCCGACGTCCTGCTCACCCGTCTCGGCGTGGCCGACGGCAGAGACGACGACGTCGCCCTGATCGTCATCCGCCTGTAG
- a CDS encoding Asp23/Gls24 family envelope stress response protein: MSVSTPHSNTAATPGEQEKATRQGRRGAGIPAENRGSTTIADTVVAKIASMAAREVPEVYNLGAGVARAFGAMRERVPGGSSSITQGVKVEVGERQTAVDLDLVVHYGAAIADTAADVRTNVITAIERMTGLEVVEVNIAVDDVRLPDEEEPEQSGRRVA; this comes from the coding sequence ATGTCAGTCAGCACACCGCACAGCAACACCGCTGCCACACCGGGCGAGCAGGAGAAGGCGACACGGCAAGGCCGCAGGGGCGCCGGCATCCCCGCGGAGAACCGCGGCAGCACCACCATCGCGGACACCGTCGTGGCGAAGATCGCGAGCATGGCCGCCCGGGAGGTTCCCGAGGTCTACAACCTCGGCGCGGGTGTGGCCCGGGCGTTCGGCGCGATGCGTGAACGCGTGCCCGGCGGGAGCAGCAGCATCACCCAGGGAGTGAAGGTGGAGGTCGGTGAGCGGCAGACCGCCGTGGACCTGGACCTCGTCGTCCATTACGGCGCGGCCATCGCGGACACCGCCGCAGACGTGCGCACCAACGTCATCACCGCGATCGAGCGCATGACCGGTCTGGAGGTCGTGGAAGTCAACATCGCCGTCGACGACGTACGGCTGCCGGACGAGGAGGAACCCGAGCAGAGCGGCAGGCGCGTTGCGTGA
- a CDS encoding STAS domain-containing protein: protein MQPEFRTGHREEDDWTAVEIHGGIDVRTVPRIRDHVVHRPGAGHRRRAGDLTGVTFKDSTGLGALAGIRRRTRSRTGDPRRVSTDPEVLRNFRVTGPHQVFPIHGSAECAMTE, encoded by the coding sequence ATGCAGCCCGAATTCCGCACCGGCCACCGCGAAGAGGACGACTGGACCGCCGTGGAGATCCACGGCGGGATCGACGTCCGCACGGTGCCGCGCATCAGGGACCACGTGGTCCACCGTCCTGGGGCAGGCCACCGACGCCGCGCCGGCGACCTGACCGGGGTGACGTTCAAGGACTCGACGGGCCTGGGGGCACTCGCCGGAATCCGGAGGCGGACCCGGTCGCGGACCGGCGACCCGCGGCGGGTGAGCACGGATCCGGAAGTGCTCCGGAACTTCCGTGTCACCGGCCCGCACCAGGTCTTCCCGATCCACGGCTCAGCGGAATGCGCGATGACGGAGTGA
- a CDS encoding SpoIIE family protein phosphatase, translating into MSAPDEALQPGFPHAVLHALGTGVFTVDTSGRITFVNPWTERLLGRPAARMIGRDAHDLLHRRPDGGPVPRDQCSIMALLRSGRPAEEGSDEYFLRDDGTTVPIIWATTPLLLAGRRAGLVVVFNDFSLHRDAEEQAAAHTAALEALTTRLNLVADVSSVLMSATATPQRIAQLLRLLVPAFGDWAAVDLRSERDRAAGTLERVAVRSHTHPRRARRLEGPLPPPPSGSRPARARTTGGDDTVLLSAAEVLGDPGAPLAATHRPLFDRLGGRSALVVPLRARRRHYGMLTVARAGDSPDLTDSEILLLNDIGRRLALVLDNARLYHEQRNVAETMQRQLLTPLPQVDHLRMAARYLPAQRAMEIGGDWYDAFLLSDGVVALVIGDVVGHDLEAASHMAEVRNMLRALAWNHREPPSVILQDLDEAVTNTSDAPMATLVFARVEGPEGGPWQLHWANAGHPPPLLVTDEGDTHFLTSHGPLIGMSAALHLGLEWPDTYVELPPGSTLLLYTDGLVESRGRPIDLGMAKLRHHASMLTGRTVDGFCDELLARIDPSGDDVALLALRLPPAGAGAPGDSRPPPPPQSPYSPAAPNRAAPGSVQLDAPVEDPTRGAREESPGGLPTE; encoded by the coding sequence ATGAGCGCGCCCGATGAGGCTCTGCAGCCGGGCTTCCCCCACGCGGTCCTGCACGCCCTGGGCACCGGCGTCTTCACCGTCGACACCTCGGGGCGCATCACGTTCGTCAACCCGTGGACCGAGCGGCTGCTGGGCCGGCCTGCGGCCCGGATGATCGGCCGGGACGCGCACGATCTGCTGCACCGCCGTCCCGACGGTGGCCCGGTGCCGCGTGACCAGTGCTCGATCATGGCCCTTCTGCGAAGTGGCCGACCCGCCGAGGAGGGCAGCGACGAGTACTTCCTGCGGGACGACGGCACGACCGTGCCGATCATCTGGGCGACCACTCCCCTGCTGCTGGCGGGCCGCCGAGCCGGACTGGTGGTCGTCTTCAACGACTTCAGTCTGCATCGCGACGCGGAGGAGCAGGCGGCGGCGCACACCGCGGCTCTGGAGGCCCTGACCACCCGGCTGAACCTGGTGGCGGACGTCTCGTCGGTGTTGATGTCCGCCACGGCGACTCCCCAACGGATCGCCCAGTTGCTGCGGTTGCTGGTTCCCGCGTTCGGTGACTGGGCCGCGGTGGATCTGCGCTCCGAGCGGGACAGAGCCGCCGGGACGCTGGAGCGGGTCGCCGTGCGCAGTCACACCCATCCTCGGCGGGCGCGGCGGCTGGAGGGCCCTCTGCCGCCACCGCCGTCCGGGTCCCGTCCGGCAAGGGCACGCACCACGGGCGGTGACGACACCGTGCTGCTGAGTGCCGCCGAGGTGCTCGGCGACCCGGGCGCCCCGCTCGCCGCCACCCACCGACCGCTGTTCGACCGGCTCGGGGGACGCTCGGCCCTCGTGGTGCCGCTCCGTGCCCGGCGGCGCCACTACGGCATGCTGACCGTGGCCCGCGCCGGGGACTCCCCCGATCTCACGGACAGCGAGATCCTGCTGCTCAACGACATCGGCCGGCGCCTGGCCCTGGTGCTGGACAACGCCCGCCTCTACCACGAGCAGCGGAACGTCGCCGAGACCATGCAGCGCCAGCTGCTCACCCCCCTGCCCCAGGTCGACCACCTGCGCATGGCCGCCCGCTATCTGCCGGCGCAGCGCGCCATGGAGATCGGCGGCGACTGGTACGACGCGTTCCTGCTCTCCGACGGCGTCGTGGCGCTGGTGATCGGGGACGTGGTCGGCCACGACCTCGAGGCGGCCTCCCACATGGCCGAGGTCCGCAACATGCTGCGCGCCCTGGCCTGGAACCACCGGGAGCCGCCCAGCGTGATCCTGCAGGACCTGGACGAGGCGGTGACGAACACCAGCGACGCCCCCATGGCCACGCTCGTCTTCGCCCGGGTCGAAGGCCCGGAGGGAGGCCCCTGGCAGCTGCACTGGGCCAATGCGGGGCACCCCCCTCCGCTGCTGGTCACCGACGAGGGGGACACGCACTTCCTGACCAGCCACGGACCGCTGATCGGCATGAGCGCCGCCCTGCATCTGGGGCTGGAGTGGCCGGACACGTATGTGGAGCTTCCCCCCGGTTCCACGCTGCTGCTCTACACCGACGGCCTCGTGGAGAGCAGGGGCCGCCCGATCGATCTCGGCATGGCCAAGCTCCGCCACCACGCCTCCATGCTGACCGGGCGCACGGTGGACGGCTTCTGCGACGAGCTGCTGGCCCGCATCGACCCGAGCGGCGACGACGTCGCCCTGCTCGCCCTGCGGCTGCCCCCCGCCGGTGCGGGCGCGCCCGGCGACAGCCGACCGCCACCGCCGCCGCAGTCCCCGTACAGCCCCGCCGCCCCGAACCGGGCCGCCCCCGGCTCCGTCCAGCTGGACGCCCCGGTGGAGGACCCCACGCGCGGTGCCCGGGAGGAGTCCCCGGGCGGCTTGCCCACGGAATGA
- a CDS encoding DUF2945 domain-containing protein, which translates to MAEQFDVGDPVRWNSEAGHVEGVIVKKHTHDVEYKGHTRHCSKDDPQYEIKSDRTGHIALHKGGALTKR; encoded by the coding sequence ATGGCCGAGCAGTTCGACGTCGGAGACCCTGTGCGGTGGAACTCGGAAGCCGGGCACGTGGAAGGCGTCATCGTCAAGAAACACACGCATGACGTGGAGTACAAGGGGCATACGCGCCACTGCTCGAAGGACGATCCGCAATACGAGATCAAGAGCGACAGAACCGGTCACATCGCCCTACACAAGGGGGGAGCGTTGACGAAGCGGTAG